Proteins encoded together in one Peribacillus asahii window:
- a CDS encoding NADPH-dependent FMN reductase — protein MTKTIGLICGSLRKNSYNRIIAQSLTELDDSHQFRWIEINELPLFNEDLEISVPETVTLFKSAIQDVDGIIILSPEYNSGIPGVLKNALDWASRPRESAVLSRKPVGLIGATPGGLGTAFAQLQIRQILEAMQVHVLPFQKVLISQVHKKIDSEQKVLTDEQTKRYLQQYLHQFIHWIDHTPALD, from the coding sequence ATGACCAAAACCATCGGCCTTATTTGTGGTAGTTTACGTAAAAACTCTTATAATCGAATCATTGCTCAATCATTAACAGAACTGGATGATTCCCATCAATTTCGCTGGATTGAAATTAATGAACTGCCTTTGTTCAACGAAGACTTAGAAATAAGTGTTCCAGAAACAGTGACATTATTTAAATCCGCTATCCAGGACGTTGACGGTATCATTATTTTAAGTCCAGAGTACAATTCTGGAATTCCAGGCGTATTAAAGAATGCATTGGACTGGGCATCAAGACCTCGGGAATCCGCTGTTCTTAGCAGAAAACCGGTTGGTCTAATTGGTGCAACTCCTGGGGGATTAGGTACTGCCTTTGCTCAATTGCAAATCAGACAAATACTAGAGGCCATGCAGGTTCATGTTCTTCCATTTCAAAAAGTGTTGATTTCCCAAGTACATAAAAAGATTGATTCTGAACAGAAAGTCCTTACAGACGAACAAACAAAACGTTATCTTCAGCAATATTTACACCAATTTATTCATTGGATTGATCACACTCCAGCTCTAGATTAA
- a CDS encoding NAD(P)H-dependent flavin oxidoreductase, whose amino-acid sequence MSRIPSILQNLRIPVIGAPLFIISNPKLVIEQCKAGIVGSMPALNARPASLLDEWLAEITEELAAYNAKNPDRPAAPFAINQIVHKSNERLEHDMELCVKYKVPIIISSLGARKEIFDTAHSYGGIVLHDIINNTFAHKAIDKGADGLIAVAAGAGGHAGVKSPFALIQEIRQWFDGPLALSGSIATGSAILAAQAMGADFAYIGSPFIATHEARAAEAYKQAIVDSTSDDIVYSSLFTGVHGNYLKPSIRAAGLDPDNLPESNPSKMNFGEKAVKPWKDIWGSGQGIGVIKEVTSAAEFVDKLYKEYIEARDSLIRRSIVRTI is encoded by the coding sequence ATGTCAAGAATTCCGTCAATACTTCAGAATTTGCGTATCCCTGTAATCGGCGCACCATTATTTATTATTAGTAATCCTAAGCTAGTGATAGAGCAATGTAAGGCAGGAATAGTTGGATCAATGCCTGCACTGAATGCTAGACCCGCATCCTTACTTGATGAATGGTTGGCAGAAATCACAGAGGAGCTCGCAGCTTATAACGCAAAAAATCCAGATCGCCCAGCTGCACCATTTGCTATTAATCAAATTGTTCACAAGTCAAATGAACGGTTAGAGCACGACATGGAATTGTGTGTGAAGTACAAAGTTCCCATTATAATTTCTTCTTTAGGTGCCCGCAAAGAGATATTTGACACAGCACATAGTTACGGAGGAATTGTTCTGCACGACATAATCAATAACACTTTCGCGCACAAGGCAATTGACAAAGGTGCAGATGGTTTAATTGCCGTTGCGGCAGGAGCTGGCGGTCATGCTGGTGTGAAGAGTCCGTTTGCTTTGATTCAAGAAATCCGACAGTGGTTCGACGGTCCGCTTGCTTTGTCCGGATCGATTGCTACGGGAAGTGCAATCCTGGCTGCCCAAGCGATGGGGGCTGATTTTGCATATATCGGCTCACCGTTCATTGCAACACATGAAGCCCGTGCTGCTGAAGCGTATAAGCAGGCAATCGTTGACAGTACGTCTGATGATATTGTTTATAGCAGTCTTTTCACTGGTGTTCATGGAAATTATCTGAAACCATCAATCCGAGCAGCAGGATTGGATCCTGACAACCTTCCTGAAAGTAATCCATCTAAGATGAATTTTGGAGAAAAGGCCGTGAAGCCGTGGAAGGATATTTGGGGAAGTGGTCAAGGTATCGGTGTTATTAAAGAGGTTACTAGTGCAGCTGAATTTGTAGACAAACTTTATAAGGAATATATTGAAGCAAGAGACAGTCTAATCCGCCGTAGTATAGTTAGAACGATCTGA
- a CDS encoding LysM peptidoglycan-binding domain-containing protein has protein sequence MTVHVVQKGESLWQIANQYQVPVSTIVEVNGLPSANAIIPGLALYIPDEAIVQIRPYLVKAGDTFLQLANRFNTAIEAILQANPRIDPSQLYIGQRLLIPTPLKPQIETLGFIIPYSPQSTLPILRTLSNSLTYIAVVSYSFTTQGYAYVLLDDTEVVRESNKLGVTTLLMIRNFTSEGFDAELAGNVFANPVYRRNLIDSLLRFVNEKEYDGVSLDIEFIPPARRREFNTFLNELKTALGPRILHVNVHAKTEDLPTNRIVGAYDYQSIGAIADVVAVMTIDYGYPGGPPDPVAPLWWMDQIVRYATSLIDSRKVQIAFPLYGYDWRVIDNTTTALSVNGAQNQAISANTVIEFNQVAASPWYRYWKEKE, from the coding sequence ATGACCGTTCATGTTGTCCAAAAGGGGGAATCCTTATGGCAAATTGCAAATCAATATCAGGTTCCGGTTTCTACTATTGTTGAAGTGAATGGTTTGCCTTCTGCGAATGCCATCATACCTGGTCTAGCGCTTTACATTCCGGACGAAGCTATTGTTCAGATAAGGCCTTATTTGGTCAAAGCAGGAGATACGTTTTTGCAGCTGGCTAATCGTTTTAATACCGCGATAGAAGCTATATTACAAGCAAATCCAAGGATAGATCCGAGTCAATTATATATTGGCCAAAGGCTCCTGATTCCAACACCATTGAAACCCCAAATAGAAACGCTAGGATTCATTATTCCATACTCACCACAATCCACTTTACCAATTCTTCGGACTTTATCTAATTCGCTTACGTATATAGCAGTTGTATCTTATTCGTTCACCACACAAGGCTATGCCTATGTGTTATTAGATGATACAGAGGTCGTTAGGGAAAGCAACAAGCTGGGTGTTACAACTCTTTTAATGATTCGTAATTTTACATCCGAGGGTTTTGATGCTGAATTAGCCGGGAACGTGTTTGCTAATCCCGTTTATCGGAGAAATTTAATTGATAGTTTATTACGGTTTGTTAATGAAAAAGAATATGACGGAGTTTCACTGGATATTGAATTTATTCCTCCTGCACGAAGGAGAGAGTTTAATACATTTTTGAACGAATTAAAAACTGCTCTTGGTCCGCGCATTCTACATGTTAATGTACATGCAAAAACAGAAGACCTTCCAACGAATCGGATCGTAGGAGCCTATGACTATCAGTCAATTGGAGCGATTGCAGACGTGGTAGCTGTTATGACAATTGATTATGGATATCCAGGCGGTCCGCCCGATCCGGTAGCCCCGTTGTGGTGGATGGATCAGATTGTCCGGTATGCAACAAGTTTGATTGATTCTCGTAAGGTACAAATTGCTTTTCCTTTGTATGGATATGATTGGAGAGTAATCGATAATACGACCACGGCTTTATCAGTTAATGGTGCACAAAACCAGGCAATTTCTGCTAACACAGTGATTGAATTTAATCAGGTAGCTGCCTCACCATGGTATCGATATTGGAAGGAAAAGGAATAA
- the poxB gene encoding ubiquinone-dependent pyruvate dehydrogenase translates to MKRTIADSLVEALLNAGVKRIYGIIGDSLNAVLDSVRRSKKIEWIHVRHEEVAAFAAGADADITGSIAVCAGSSGPGNMHLINGLYDCHRNRVPVLAIAAHIPSYEIGTNFFQETRPDHLFKDCSYYCEVVTTPHQMPRSVVVAMQNAVARKGVSVLVLPGDVAGLEADKTPIPQHVLHVTQPVIHPSETELKQLAEYLNHGKRITLLCGAGCAGAHTQLMQLCEKLQSPMVIALRGKEHLEYDNPYSVGLTGLIGYASGYQAVKECDVLLMLGTDFPYRQFYPKDATILQVDIEPGHLGRRTDLTYGLCGDVKATIEALLPYLTEPHDGSHLKRLTDHYRKVRDDLDELAIGKPGHKPIHPQYLTKAVSDLASKNAVFTCDVGTPTLWAARYLQMNGQRRLLGSFNHGTMANALPQAIGAQIAQPDRQVISLSGDGGLAMLMGDLLTLRQYKLPVKVVVFNNGALSFVELEMKAAGFLETGTALDNPNFATMAQAIGIEGIRVEDPAELEEAIQRALQYDGPVLLDVVVNRQELALPPKITFEQAHGFSLWMMKAVLNRHGNELIDLAKTNLFR, encoded by the coding sequence ATGAAAAGAACTATTGCGGATTCACTCGTTGAAGCACTGTTAAATGCAGGTGTGAAAAGGATTTATGGTATTATAGGAGACTCACTGAACGCCGTTCTCGATTCCGTCCGGCGTTCAAAGAAAATTGAATGGATTCATGTCCGCCATGAAGAGGTTGCAGCATTCGCGGCCGGTGCCGATGCTGATATTACCGGAAGTATTGCTGTGTGTGCCGGAAGCAGTGGCCCTGGCAATATGCACCTCATCAATGGCTTGTACGACTGTCACCGCAACCGGGTCCCTGTGCTTGCGATTGCAGCACACATTCCAAGCTACGAAATCGGCACCAATTTTTTTCAGGAAACACGCCCCGATCATCTATTTAAGGACTGCAGCTATTACTGCGAGGTAGTGACGACCCCTCACCAAATGCCCCGCTCCGTAGTTGTCGCCATGCAGAATGCAGTTGCGCGTAAAGGTGTGTCCGTTCTTGTTCTGCCCGGGGATGTCGCTGGTTTAGAAGCAGACAAGACCCCTATACCTCAACATGTCCTTCATGTGACACAGCCGGTAATACATCCTTCGGAAACAGAGTTAAAGCAGCTGGCGGAATACTTGAACCACGGCAAGCGCATCACGCTGCTGTGCGGGGCCGGCTGTGCTGGCGCTCACACGCAACTCATGCAGCTTTGTGAAAAACTGCAATCACCTATGGTTATTGCTTTGCGAGGTAAAGAACACCTGGAGTATGATAATCCGTACTCTGTCGGACTGACAGGACTTATCGGTTATGCATCAGGCTATCAGGCGGTTAAGGAATGCGATGTACTGCTGATGCTTGGTACCGATTTTCCATACAGACAATTCTATCCAAAAGATGCCACAATTTTGCAGGTCGATATTGAGCCGGGACATCTCGGCCGCCGAACCGACCTCACCTACGGGCTGTGCGGTGATGTGAAGGCAACCATTGAAGCACTGCTGCCTTATCTGACAGAGCCACATGATGGAAGCCACCTGAAGAGATTAACAGACCACTATCGCAAAGTCCGTGATGATTTGGACGAACTTGCCATCGGAAAACCAGGCCACAAACCGATCCATCCTCAATATCTCACGAAAGCCGTCAGTGATCTGGCGAGTAAGAATGCGGTATTTACATGCGATGTCGGAACCCCAACACTTTGGGCCGCCCGTTATCTGCAAATGAACGGACAAAGGCGGTTATTAGGTTCTTTTAATCACGGAACGATGGCAAACGCCCTGCCACAGGCTATTGGAGCACAGATTGCCCAGCCAGACCGCCAGGTGATTTCTCTTTCTGGAGATGGAGGTCTTGCCATGCTAATGGGCGATCTTCTCACCCTGCGGCAGTATAAATTACCCGTAAAGGTGGTCGTATTCAACAACGGTGCGCTCAGTTTCGTTGAGCTTGAAATGAAAGCAGCCGGCTTCCTGGAAACAGGCACCGCCCTTGATAACCCCAACTTTGCAACGATGGCGCAAGCGATAGGCATTGAAGGAATTCGCGTGGAGGACCCTGCAGAACTGGAGGAAGCGATTCAGCGTGCCCTTCAATATGACGGACCTGTGCTACTTGATGTTGTCGTGAACCGTCAGGAATTGGCTCTACCACCAAAAATCACATTTGAACAGGCGCATGGATTTAGCCTTTGGATGATGAAAGCCGTCCTGAACAGGCACGGCAACGAGCTCATTGACCTTGCCAAAACGAATCTTTTCCGCTAA
- a CDS encoding PQQ-dependent sugar dehydrogenase, which produces MIKAKVRLRPIVSKINLPTVLKTTILPGDSKERLFIATQVGEIFYIRDGVIRTFLDIRPRIVKLGASGGGYDERGLLGLAFHPEFYYNGLFYLHYSVAGTQGPGALSKSFSPNPCDPKTLNLRWLNRETQYDHIDTVEEWILPSNGQPQKRRTLLNLRRPFSNHNGVNSLNFSPETGKLVLTTGDGGSGYDPFNLSQNDMEIAGKIIEIDVGKNTFNQNPPVVTRFNELPVPIQETLTVIAKGVRNIPGISFQRFYNQYIKYVGNVGQDLVESIFSFGPNKPIPVPQLVQAFLMQSEAEQAEFINFGWRAWEGVFPTPIVRGCSANPTLDENTIAYYNEAIKTSVRRLQPVTSYFHKDPRPDKFGGTALTGVQAYMGNRIPALTGSVVFTDLARKEESQSPVKGVLAYTRIRTDCKLNDFSVIETDYNFGSQSAYYVSLGTNLNQTKLYLGVYGSMKVTDFNQGTVFEIVP; this is translated from the coding sequence TTGATAAAAGCTAAGGTTCGTTTACGGCCCATTGTAAGTAAGATAAATTTACCCACTGTTTTGAAAACAACTATACTTCCGGGTGACTCAAAAGAAAGATTGTTTATTGCAACTCAGGTAGGAGAGATTTTTTACATAAGAGACGGAGTTATACGGACTTTTTTAGATATTCGTCCGCGAATCGTAAAACTAGGTGCTTCTGGTGGTGGATATGATGAACGGGGATTGCTAGGGCTAGCGTTTCATCCCGAATTTTATTATAACGGTCTGTTTTATCTTCATTATTCAGTAGCTGGAACACAAGGTCCAGGTGCTCTTTCTAAATCTTTTTCACCTAATCCGTGTGATCCAAAAACCTTAAACCTAAGGTGGCTAAATAGAGAAACTCAATATGATCATATTGATACAGTTGAAGAGTGGATTTTACCATCGAATGGTCAACCTCAAAAACGACGGACATTACTAAACTTAAGAAGACCATTTTCTAATCATAATGGTGTCAATAGCTTAAACTTTTCACCTGAAACCGGAAAACTTGTTTTAACCACCGGGGATGGTGGATCAGGCTATGATCCATTCAATTTAAGCCAGAATGATATGGAAATCGCCGGTAAAATAATTGAAATCGATGTAGGTAAGAATACATTTAACCAGAATCCCCCCGTAGTCACACGGTTTAATGAGCTTCCCGTACCTATTCAGGAGACACTTACGGTGATTGCCAAAGGGGTTCGAAATATACCGGGCATTTCATTTCAAAGGTTTTATAATCAATATATCAAATATGTGGGAAATGTCGGACAGGACTTGGTAGAATCCATTTTTTCATTCGGTCCGAATAAACCAATACCGGTTCCCCAGCTTGTTCAAGCTTTTTTAATGCAATCTGAAGCTGAACAAGCAGAATTTATTAACTTTGGCTGGCGGGCGTGGGAAGGTGTTTTCCCTACTCCGATTGTAAGGGGCTGCTCTGCCAATCCAACTTTGGATGAGAACACAATTGCCTATTACAATGAAGCAATAAAAACTTCAGTAAGGCGTCTTCAGCCTGTAACTAGTTATTTTCATAAAGATCCCCGACCCGATAAGTTTGGAGGAACTGCACTTACAGGAGTGCAAGCCTATATGGGGAATAGAATCCCCGCTTTAACAGGAAGTGTTGTATTTACCGATCTTGCCCGGAAGGAAGAATCGCAATCTCCTGTCAAAGGGGTTTTAGCTTATACTAGAATAAGAACAGATTGTAAATTAAATGATTTTAGTGTTATTGAAACCGATTATAATTTTGGATCTCAATCAGCTTATTATGTTAGTTTGGGAACGAATCTGAATCAAACCAAATTATATTTAGGGGTTTATGGTTCTATGAAAGTGACTGATTTTAACCAAGGCACTGTTTTTGAAATTGTTCCATGA
- the msrA gene encoding peptide-methionine (S)-S-oxide reductase MsrA: MSQSLELATFAGGCFWCMVSPFDELPGVKGVISGYTGGHKANPTYEEVCTDTTGHYEAVQISFDSAVMSYQKLLDLFWQQIDPTDAAGQFNDRGLSYRTAIFFHSEEQRILAETSKAKLAESGRFKKPIVTAILPAGPFYKAEEKHQHYYKRNPFHYNLYKEGSGRVKFIRENWKKRKSDEELRKELTPIQYEVTRKNATEPPFQNEYWNHTEEGIYVDIISGEPLFSSIDKYDAGCGWPSFTKPLRRSELEEKFDTSHGMRRIEVRAKASDAHLGHVFDDGPGPDRARYCINSAALRFVPKNKLQEKGYGEFLSLFES; this comes from the coding sequence ATGTCTCAATCATTGGAGCTGGCGACTTTTGCTGGAGGCTGTTTTTGGTGTATGGTATCACCATTTGATGAACTGCCAGGAGTTAAAGGAGTAATTTCTGGATACACAGGCGGCCATAAAGCAAATCCAACCTATGAGGAAGTGTGCACAGATACAACAGGACACTATGAAGCTGTTCAAATTTCATTTGATTCCGCTGTTATGTCCTATCAAAAGCTATTGGACCTTTTCTGGCAGCAAATTGATCCGACAGATGCTGCAGGACAGTTTAACGATCGTGGATTATCGTACCGGACAGCCATTTTTTTTCATAGTGAAGAACAAAGGATACTAGCAGAGACCTCTAAGGCCAAGCTTGCAGAGAGCGGGAGATTTAAGAAACCAATTGTTACGGCGATTCTACCGGCTGGGCCTTTTTATAAGGCAGAAGAAAAACACCAGCATTACTATAAAAGGAACCCTTTTCACTATAATCTATATAAAGAAGGCTCTGGACGCGTCAAGTTTATTCGTGAGAATTGGAAAAAGCGAAAAAGCGATGAGGAATTACGGAAAGAACTTACTCCGATTCAATATGAGGTAACAAGAAAGAATGCAACCGAGCCGCCTTTTCAGAATGAGTATTGGAATCATACAGAAGAAGGAATCTATGTTGATATTATCTCAGGCGAGCCATTGTTTAGTTCGATTGATAAATATGATGCAGGCTGTGGATGGCCGAGTTTTACAAAGCCATTGCGACGTTCAGAGCTTGAGGAGAAATTTGATACCTCTCATGGAATGAGGAGGATTGAAGTTCGGGCAAAAGCATCGGATGCCCATCTTGGTCATGTTTTTGATGATGGTCCTGGTCCTGATAGGGCACGCTATTGCATAAATTCTGCAGCACTTCGGTTTGTTCCTAAAAATAAATTGCAGGAAAAGGGATATGGAGAGTTTCTAAGTCTTTTTGAATCGTAA
- a CDS encoding cupredoxin domain-containing protein, whose translation MSVKKWLTGLVVLLAMIVTTPGSLSVFAESGVVAQPIEVELNDDYFNPKVITITNGRTTTLILKNKGTKKHTFTVEKLGIDAEVQPGKENTITVKPNKTGTYDLICRYHLQEGMVGKVIVK comes from the coding sequence ATGTCTGTGAAAAAGTGGTTAACTGGCTTGGTCGTTTTGCTTGCGATGATTGTGACAACTCCAGGCTCACTCAGTGTATTTGCCGAGTCCGGCGTCGTAGCACAGCCGATTGAGGTCGAGTTGAACGATGATTACTTTAATCCGAAAGTCATCACTATTACGAATGGAAGAACGACAACGTTGATATTGAAAAACAAAGGTACGAAAAAGCACACCTTCACAGTGGAAAAGCTCGGAATTGACGCCGAAGTCCAGCCTGGAAAAGAAAACACCATTACCGTGAAACCGAACAAGACCGGTACATATGATCTGATATGTCGGTACCATTTACAGGAAGGAATGGTTGGAAAAGTAATAGTCAAATAA
- the ycaC gene encoding isochorismate family cysteine hydrolase YcaC, with product MSDFYSRLNKDDAAVLLVDHQTGLISGLVRDYGVDEFKNNVMALAKTAKFFDLPVILTTSFENGPNGPLMQELVELFPDAPKIARPGQINAWDNEDFVKAIEETGKKQLIIAGVVTDVCVAFPALSAVNAGYEVFVATDASGTFSKQVADAALMRMAHGGVQLLNWFSIACELQRDWRNDVEGFGALLSSQLPGYQNLIGSYRGAQRDFSKQPN from the coding sequence ATGTCTGATTTCTATTCTCGTCTTAACAAAGATGATGCTGCCGTTCTTTTAGTGGATCATCAAACCGGCCTTATTTCCGGCCTTGTGCGTGACTATGGTGTTGATGAATTCAAGAACAATGTTATGGCGCTTGCTAAAACCGCAAAGTTTTTTGATTTACCAGTTATTTTAACAACAAGCTTTGAAAACGGGCCTAACGGACCACTCATGCAAGAATTGGTAGAACTTTTTCCTGACGCGCCAAAAATAGCTCGTCCTGGACAAATTAACGCATGGGATAATGAAGATTTTGTCAAAGCAATCGAAGAAACTGGAAAAAAACAACTTATCATTGCTGGTGTAGTGACAGATGTTTGCGTTGCATTTCCTGCCCTTTCCGCTGTGAACGCTGGTTATGAAGTATTTGTTGCTACTGATGCTTCTGGAACATTTAGCAAACAAGTAGCGGATGCGGCATTAATGCGTATGGCTCATGGTGGGGTGCAGCTTCTGAACTGGTTTAGCATTGCGTGCGAGTTACAACGTGATTGGCGCAATGATGTTGAAGGCTTTGGCGCTTTACTTTCTAGCCAACTTCCTGGATATCAAAATCTTATTGGAAGCTATAGGGGAGCTCAGAGAGACTTTAGCAAGCAGCCTAACTAG
- a CDS encoding helix-turn-helix domain-containing protein, whose translation MEKKAETYDISFKKKAVDLFHQKKNYAAVSRELNTHRKNIQRWVKQFSEDGMVGLREKRGRKSGSSRVSSSTFENTQQKIKRLEAENELLKKLLKM comes from the coding sequence ATGGAGAAAAAAGCAGAGACTTATGATATATCATTCAAGAAAAAAGCAGTGGATTTATTTCATCAAAAGAAGAATTATGCAGCCGTTTCCAGAGAATTAAACACTCATCGAAAAAACATACAACGATGGGTTAAACAGTTTAGTGAAGATGGGATGGTTGGTCTTAGAGAAAAACGTGGCAGAAAAAGTGGGTCTAGTAGAGTCTCTTCATCTACCTTTGAAAATACCCAACAGAAAATAAAGCGATTAGAAGCTGAGAATGAACTATTAAAAAAGCTTTTAAAGATGTGA
- a CDS encoding IS3 family transposase produces MNLKPSILFPIINDLSKQAHSIQLLCHLAKVSRSGYYKWIKRKALPSEKQIEDEKLKQKIIECHQKYKGIYGYRRIQIWLKRTYDIHINHKKVQRLLSELGIKAIIRKKRIYYGKKEPYLISNNYLNRSFYASRPNEKWVTDITYLIFNGQKLYLSAIKDLYNNEVVAYQISRRNDYKLVLDTLKKAIKGRNVKGLLLHSDQGYQYTSHNYNQLLTRNKMKASMSRKGNCWDNASMENFFSHLKTECFNLHTFKTSQEVRTAIKDYIHFYNHERFQTKLNNLTPIEYRSQAS; encoded by the coding sequence ATGAATCTAAAACCTAGTATTCTATTTCCAATCATTAATGATTTATCTAAACAAGCTCACTCTATACAGCTACTTTGTCATCTAGCTAAAGTATCAAGAAGTGGATACTACAAGTGGATAAAGCGTAAAGCATTACCTTCGGAAAAGCAGATAGAGGATGAGAAGCTAAAGCAGAAAATAATAGAATGTCATCAGAAATATAAGGGCATCTATGGCTATAGAAGAATACAAATTTGGTTAAAGAGGACCTATGATATTCATATTAATCACAAAAAAGTTCAACGGTTACTAAGTGAGCTAGGTATTAAAGCAATTATCAGGAAGAAACGAATTTATTACGGTAAGAAAGAACCTTATCTTATCTCGAATAATTATTTAAATAGATCCTTTTACGCTTCTCGCCCTAATGAAAAGTGGGTAACGGATATTACGTACCTCATTTTCAATGGACAGAAACTATACTTGTCTGCCATCAAAGACCTATATAATAACGAAGTTGTTGCGTACCAAATTAGTAGACGTAATGATTATAAACTAGTCTTGGATACTCTTAAAAAAGCCATAAAAGGAAGGAATGTAAAGGGACTCCTTCTCCATAGTGATCAAGGATACCAATACACTTCCCATAACTATAATCAGCTACTCACAAGAAATAAAATGAAAGCTAGTATGTCTAGAAAGGGCAACTGTTGGGATAACGCTAGTATGGAAAATTTCTTTAGTCATTTAAAAACAGAATGTTTTAACCTGCATACTTTTAAAACTTCACAAGAGGTTAGAACGGCTATTAAAGACTACATTCACTTTTATAACCACGAAAGGTTTCAAACCAAGCTAAACAACCTGACTCCTATCGAATATAGAAGTCAGGCTTCTTAA
- a CDS encoding MarR family winged helix-turn-helix transcriptional regulator yields the protein MNNKHNEMDYIIQFCACANLRKAARIVTQIYEKQMQPTGLKVTQYYMLVNIAHHKEISISKLGEIMLLDQTTITRNVNILKQSGYVNITKDKNDSRTKSISITDIGLIKLEEATPIWLQIQEKAENDMGKEKYKDLLEALKNLQESIE from the coding sequence ATGAATAACAAACATAATGAGATGGATTATATTATACAATTTTGTGCCTGTGCGAACCTTAGAAAAGCAGCAAGAATTGTTACTCAAATATATGAAAAGCAAATGCAGCCTACTGGCTTAAAAGTCACCCAATACTATATGTTAGTAAACATTGCCCATCATAAAGAAATTTCAATTAGCAAGCTAGGAGAGATTATGTTACTTGACCAAACTACTATTACTCGTAATGTAAATATCCTAAAGCAAAGTGGCTATGTTAACATTACGAAAGATAAAAATGATTCAAGAACAAAATCTATTTCGATAACCGATATAGGTCTTATTAAATTAGAAGAAGCAACGCCTATTTGGTTACAAATACAAGAAAAAGCTGAAAATGATATGGGTAAGGAAAAATATAAAGATTTGTTAGAAGCGCTTAAAAATTTACAAGAATCTATTGAATGA
- a CDS encoding low temperature requirement protein A, producing the protein MEEKKVTWLELFYDLLFVAAVAAATHVLLHVEDGHIHAEYLVKFVLIFIPIWWAWVGQTIFINRFGKDLFHQRIFLILQMFFVLIMTSSLSVDFDPYYLSFLIGYIGLRAVTAIQYLIVQRIETGVRKQAALFLGRYFWIGIVISLFSVFFDSWVRYAVLYTGILIDIIIPVLGRKCLEKVPTNTAHLLERFGLFSIILFGEALISTLAIIQPTQGNWDSIGFAIISFILIISMWWQYFDNMEKKLDKSVQTSGQIIIYGHLFILMSLSMIAASIRLLFLHEVHYSFILFFVFGSVLLYFLSTTFVFHQYRHVHHRLKIYHLGLFLGILAVFFIINLIIIVPNILIIAELTVFFIIFTKLTISNKKQSSTNEIHPRIKNV; encoded by the coding sequence ATGGAAGAAAAGAAAGTGACGTGGTTAGAGCTCTTTTATGATTTGTTATTTGTGGCGGCGGTTGCGGCTGCGACTCATGTTTTACTTCATGTTGAAGATGGACATATCCATGCAGAGTATTTAGTAAAGTTTGTATTAATTTTTATTCCTATTTGGTGGGCTTGGGTAGGGCAAACCATATTTATTAACCGATTTGGAAAAGATTTATTTCATCAACGTATCTTTTTGATCTTGCAAATGTTTTTTGTACTAATTATGACATCAAGTTTATCAGTTGATTTTGATCCTTATTATCTTTCTTTTTTAATTGGGTATATTGGCTTAAGAGCAGTAACTGCGATCCAATATCTTATTGTCCAGCGTATAGAAACGGGAGTTCGAAAACAAGCAGCCCTCTTTTTAGGAAGGTATTTTTGGATTGGAATCGTTATTTCATTATTCTCCGTCTTTTTTGATTCTTGGGTTCGATATGCTGTGTTGTATACGGGCATCCTTATTGATATTATTATCCCGGTGCTTGGACGAAAGTGCTTAGAAAAGGTTCCAACAAATACGGCTCACCTATTAGAGCGATTTGGTTTATTTTCCATTATTCTCTTTGGGGAAGCGCTGATTAGCACTCTTGCGATCATTCAGCCTACACAAGGAAATTGGGATTCAATAGGCTTTGCGATCATTTCATTTATCCTGATTATATCGATGTGGTGGCAATATTTCGATAACATGGAGAAGAAACTCGACAAGTCTGTACAGACTTCCGGCCAAATCATTATTTACGGTCATCTGTTTATATTAATGTCTTTGAGCATGATCGCAGCATCTATCAGACTATTGTTTTTACATGAGGTCCATTACTCATTTATCTTATTTTTTGTTTTTGGATCTGTATTGCTCTATTTCCTGTCAACTACCTTTGTTTTCCATCAATATAGACATGTGCACCACCGATTGAAAATTTATCATTTAGGGTTATTTTTAGGAATTTTAGCCGTCTTTTTTATTATTAATTTGATTATTATAGTACCAAATATTTTGATAATAGCTGAATTAACCGTGTTTTTTATTATCTTTACTAAATTAACAATTTCTAATAAAAAGCAATCGTCGACAAATGAGATTCATCCGAGAATAAAAAATGTTTAA